The Oncorhynchus tshawytscha isolate Ot180627B linkage group LG02, Otsh_v2.0, whole genome shotgun sequence genome contains the following window.
cttgtggatTGTTGTGCACTTCACCacctctctggtatccatccaCTTTACAAAAAGCAGGCCATCTTCACGGATCCATCGCATGTTCCCCCGCTCAGCCCGCTTAGGCATGTCGTTCACCTTCGTCTTCGGGAAAGCCCACCCTGTTGGTacgaatggtgccacaagcccacacATCCAGCTTCCTTAGGTCTGCAAACAGGGTAGGGCTTGTGTAGAAGTTATCCACAAACAGTTTGTAGCCCTTCCCTAGtagttgaaaatccaataactccATTACAGAGTCATAGCTAAGTCCCTTACCGGTAGAAAAACTGTTCTTCCCCTCATAGACAAAGAAATTGCATGTGTAGGCACATACAGAATCAGCCAACACAAACAGCTTGTAACCCCACTTGGTTGGTTTGTTTCTCATGTATTGTTTGAGGCCAATTCTGGCCTTTgaggctaccatcctctcatcGATTGACACGTTCTGGGCTGGCTGAAAGTACGTCTTGCAGGCCTCAACAATGCTGTAGTAGAGAGGTTTTATTTTGCACAGTCTATCAAACGTTGCTGtgcctctcttcttctcattcTCTTCATCAACCTTTGGGTCACTGATATGAAGCGCCTGTGAAAAAATCAGAAACCTTTTTCAGGACATAACAGTCATGGGGAAAGGCAGTTGGTAGAGAGATGATGTTTTCCAGTAGTCCCTCAGGCTTTTCAGCTTCACCAGCCCCATGTAGATGACCAGTGAAAGGTAGCAGAAAAGGTCTGACATGGATATGGGCTTCCATGCTATCTTTTTGCCTGCTTGTTTCTTCTCCCCATATTTATTTGTGTTGGACACGAGCGAACCTACAACAGATGGTGTAAAAAACAGTTGGAAAAGCTGAAGGGGGTGTAAGTTGCGGTCGGGTTCACCTGAGGTCCTGGCTTCCTTTTCGGCCTAAATGTTGGTTGAGGTGGCTCCACATCACCTTCTAGGACGGTGTGCCAACGCCCTTCTGTCCCTCTGTTAGCGGGTGGCacacttcccctcttcctcttctttgtCAGTGCCTTCACACCTCTAGATGGCCCAggaggtgtggagccagagacagcaggggtacagctggatgaaccagcttcagagggggatggacaccttggcactggggccTCCCAGTCGGAGTCAGtgccactgtgaaagaaaatgttcagttagaatagtttcacatatgagccctgtgtCAACAGCTATAATAAACATacatatagagtacagggaacataaagtgctgttccatttcactttggcaatTGATGTGGGCCTGCCTCAAATAGGGCCTTGGGGTAGACCATGCGTTCTCAAACAGACCCTCATTCACAATGACTAGCTAACGTGTACTTTACCCATTTCATTACATCTttatatattgcaaataaaatgtaaaaacagctataataaacatgtatataaagtacagggaacataaagtGCTGTTCCACATCAATTGCCAAAGTGAAATGGGCCTACCTCAAATAGGGCCTTGGGGTAGACCGTGCGttctcaaacaaacaaacagaccctcactcacaatgactagctaacgtgtactttacacatttcattacatctttatatattgcaaataaaatgtaaaaacagctataataaacatgtatataaagtacagggaacataaagtGCTGTTCCACATCAATTGCCAAAGTGAAATGGGCCTACTTCAAATAGGGCCTTGGGGTAGACCGTGCGttctcaaacaaacaaacagaccctCACTCACAATGACTAGGAAAGCCTTTGCTGAAATACAATGGCAATAGCTCTTCTTTATATAGTATAATACAATAAACCTTTCTACCACATTAGAATGATTTAGGGCCTGTATTGGCTATGCCAGGTCAACCTAGAGAGGGTAATGAAGAATAGAGTACTACAATCTTATATCCAGAGAGCTGTAGGCTAGAATACGATGGACCAGTCCATTTGTGTGAGGTTAGGTTTTAGAACAAGGGTTAGGTTATAGGGATAGTTCACCAAAATtccgatattagcattttttgTGATTCATGTCCAAATTATCTATAAGTAATTTTATTGAGGAACACAATACATTTGAGAtactttgggatgatttggacatgaagctCAAAAAATTATAATATCGGTACCAAAgttagcatttggaaacagtgGCCAGGGGTGTGGTCAGTGTGACCGAATGGTGTGCAATGTTCAATTCAACAGAAATTGTACTGTATTGAACTTCCAGTTGAAAAATGCTGTGATTATGATTGCCCAGAGGGCGATTACCGTATGATGTGCTGCACACGTTCTGCGATTTCAAATGGTTACACCCATATTGGTCAGGCCACACCCACCAAATCAGAGCAAACGTACCTCAAAGGCTATCGAAGGACAGTGTGGAACATTTTGGAGAAAAGTGTTGTTCAGTACAAATTGTCAAGCAACATGAACGCACCCCAGGTAAACGAAAGCAAAACATGGATTGCTGGCATACCTTGTTTATAGACTGGAAAACCAAAATGTCATTTTGTGATTATCATTCAACAAATCATTAACTATGACTCACTCACAGTGTTAGGATTAAGGGTGATACATGTTTTGTTCACAGTGGTCTGGTTGCTCTGAGAGCCTGGTTGTCATCTCAACTGTTttgttggggtgggggggtgcaAAGCTACAGATCGCTATAACAGTCCTCTAATATAGGACTAgtacaggtatatatatatttatatttatatttgttaTCTTGATTTTTCAGGAGGTGcagcagcaccctcagcacccctacttcttGCGGCTATGCTGACAGCCCACAGCAAGTGAATGCAATCCGGAATCATGGTAGATCCCAAGTTTGCCAGAGTATGTGATGGCATTGGTGAGCCCACATGGATAATGGAGATTTAATTTGAGTTacaatcagagaggaagaggcgaagcgagagcttttatctgtccaaaataagcccaatgtgtttccatgggcttattttggacctaagcttgtcgTCTGCCTTTCTGGCTTTAGGACAAAGACTCCAATTGTTAGGGTTGAGACATGAGCACCtagtcattatatacagatctgtTACAATGGAGATTTAGAGCAAATAAATGCCTGCCACTTCCTATGCCCCTTGCTTTGtttggctaggggttagggtcatgGGTTAAGAGTAGGGTTAGGAGAAGGGTTAGTTAaaaggtttagggtaagggtttgctaacatgctaagtagttgtagttgataaaatgctaaagttgtttgtgatgagattcaaacacactACCTTTGGCTTGCTAGATGTTCGCGTTATACGCCgaccccgaccaaccaccctcaTTTAGTTTTTGCCTTAATTAAGTAACCCTCTGTCTCATGTTACCATACCAAGCATAATATATTGGATATCCATttgctatgttacgtctagtctatgagaccaggctggattTTGAAGTAGCATGGTTTTCTAAGTTAAaagcaaaaaataaaatattacggAAGTGAAACTTTTGAAATGAATTGTGGGACAGTGTTAAAAATGGTGATTGAACTTGATTACTGAAACGATGATGATGGAAAACCATGCCTTAAAATACATGTTGAAACTGACCTTTTAGTTGTCTGCCTCTGCCTTTACTGTGCCTACTTATCCCAGACATAACACCTGTCACGTTCCACATTGTGACATGTataccattcacagagacaagtCTATTTTGAGCATCCTTCCTCTAAAGCTACAGGATATCTGTACAACACAACCACAGCTAAACATTTTTTTGCAGTCAACATAAATTTTAAGATTGCGACACCTTGCCTCTTATTGCCAAATGTTCAAGATAAGGATTCAACTGAGATTAACAAACTATTTTATACACAGTCCCCTCCTTCTAGCAGTGTAGGATAAGTGAGATACCACAACAACACTTATCACGAACCTAGCAGGCAAGTGGGGGCTGTGACATATCAATAAACCTTTTCAATAGCTAAGTGAACATCCTCGAGCCTACAGGAAAAGGAAAATCTCCAGAGGTATAGAACAGAGCACACTTATTGTTAAGTACAGTAATTGCCCATATTAAACTTCCATTGGACGGTTGACAGGATGCCTGGAGGAGACGTTTTCTACACAGTGCTGGAGGTGCTGATCGCTGTTGCCTGCTGTCTGGGAAATGTCCTGGTGATCTGGGCAGTGTGGTCGAGCAGCAACCTCCGGCAGCCCACCTTCTGTTTTTTGGTCTCTCTGGCTGCAGCTGACTTCCTTGTAGGTTCTGTGGCTGTGCCGCTGGCTGTGCTGGTGGATGGACGGGTGTGCACCTCGTTCAATGTATGTCTCTTCATAAGCTGTGTGGTCATCATGTTGACAATGTCTTCGGTCATGTCTCTGCTAGCCATCTCTGTGGACAGATTCCTACGCGTCTTCATCCCTCTCAGGTGAGCGTGcatgcatatacagtacatacacacagctttAAAAAATGGTTGTCATGTCAGATGAACAGATTCTCTGCTTCAACAGGTACAAGAGGACAGTGACAAAGAGGAGATCTTGGGTCGTGGTGGCAATATGTTGGTTTGTTGCCTTCATGTTGAGCTTCCCACCCATGCTTGGGTGGTACAACCATGACACCTTGTCTCACTCAGGGAACTCAACCACCATCATCTGCCGTTTCCTGGCTGTGATTCCCATGTCATACCTGGTTTACTTTTTCTTCTTCCTCTGCACCCTCACTCCGTTGCTTGTCATGGCTGTCCTATACTGCTACATCTTCTGTATCATACAAAAGAACCTGAGAGAGAAGACGTGGAGCAGTACCCAGTCCCACATCTACTTCACAAAGGAAAGGTGCCTGGCCCGATCCCTGACTCTGGTCCTGGTGCTCTTCGCCTTTTGCTGGCTCCCACTGGACATCATGAACTGTGTTGCCTACTTTGGTAACTCATCAAACATACCCCAACAGGCCTTCTACGTGGGCATCCTCCTCTCCCATGGCAATTCAGCTGTCAACCCGATCGTTTATGCCTTCAAGATCCGCAAGATCCAGGAAGCGTACCTGAGGATCTGGAGGAATGTCTTTGTGTGTCGAGGTGACAGTCAGGGCTCTCAGAGCAACCAGACCAGTGAAAACATTATCAGCAGCAACCCTAACAGTGCAGATAGAAATATTGATGGAAATGCTATCAGTGTTATGAAAATTGACACAGTTGAAGGTACAAGCATGTTGATAGTGTAGGAAGACAATAGAAGTGATAGTCGCTTAGCTTTTTTTTCTTTGGCAAAGAGCATCAAGACCTTAGAACCTGTATAATAAGGGAAACTACTGCCAGGGTGTTATACATTGGCATATTTTAATATTTGGCATTTGTTGAAAAAAACTGAGGGATAAAAATAGACAGAGGAAGTTGCAAGGAAGTCAAGTAAGTGGGCTCTTACAGGTTTCATTTTACTCGTATCGATTTCCTGTTTAAAGACTCGTGTTTCTTGAATGTGCtgaattttttatatttttcttctgTGTGATAACGTCGCCCAGAAATGGAAATAACATGCACTATTTGGCAGTTATCACAAAAAATATGTAGGAAAAAAATGTGCAATCTCATTCAATGATTTGTCTGCTTCAGCAATAAATAGTTATATTGAGTTGAGTGATAGTGGCCAAGGATCTGGGTCATTGTTGAGTAATATTTCACCATGTTCCTGTACAGATGCCAAAAGTTTCTACCCACAATATCTGGGGGTCACAAGCGCCTCAATATTTACACTGCTCCTATAGGACATATTTGTCAGTGCTATCCGAgttccttgggacatccctaccataaaccctaaccctaatctcaagccttactttaaccatttgtcAACTTTAAccaaaatgtcaacttcaatgagGTAGGGCTATCCCAAGGATTCCGGATTGCAATGACATATTGCTGATTTATCCTTCTACTCTACTTGATGAAGGCAGCTATGACATCCAGAAATCAgatacagatgtagaatcttaatttgaccagcaTTGTTGcaacaaaataatcctgcagcaatgggatttgaacgtttagtacataatgttgtgtgtgtgtgatggttaggctattagctgtcCAAAATCAGTCTACATGAAAaatgcaatactgttaatatgaCCGTGTGTTTTccgtgaatttatgtaaatcacaaagctcatctgcatttcctgcggCACAGGAaaatcagcaacaaaagagtgaacAAATGATTATGCTACACCTGTGCGCAACCGAAGCAAACAAACACATTGTTATAAACACAGCAAGGACTACAAGAGACGAAACAGGTACACAAACTGATTAACCCGAATTGCTCCTGTTAGTcactctgaataagagtgtctgctaagtgagtaaataatataataaaatcaTCTGTAAACCCCATGGGCCTAAAGCAGGTTTTACGTTAGGACTGAAGCAGTTTTTTTCATTCCTTAAAAAGAGAAGAAGCAAAAAAAAAACTAGATGTAAAGTTAAAGGGCTCGTTGTGTCAAAACATAGGCCCCTCATTAAACTATGATGAGAAAACAATAGAATCTTCCACAGAAGTTGTGTGGATGATAATGCAGTAGAGCTCATGCTCCTTCTAGCCTTCTGAAATCCTACTGGTATTACGTTTTCAATTCCATTGTTTTATTGCTGGCTTCCccctgaacagaaatacaatattATATATGTTGACTCactgttttttacattttaccaTTGGAACACATTAATCCAGTCTACGACCCTCTTGTCTGTATCGATGTGCATTACAGCAGTCATAATAGGATCGCTAGCACTGTGTACTGTAGCTTCAGATCTGTATTAAGCGCTAATGGTTGTTGGAGGCATCCTTCATCTCCAATCGGAAGTTTGATGAGTATGTGGAGAACATTACACTCAGTTGCTTGGGATCTCTTCACCACAGCCACATAATCCCCTGAGGAATCTGACCTGGCGAACCTCTGCATGGTACTGTACTAATTCATTACTGCTATTCACAGTGTTGGTTAGTCTCAGAGGTGTATTCACTGGCCAGTGTTTTTGTTGCAAAACGCACCCAGAAGTCAAAACTCTAGCGGACAGATAGGGCTCAACCAGCACCCGAGCACCTGTCCTTTTGCCCTCCTATTAAAATATGAACTCACAGCTCGGTAGATGTTTTTAATTGTATGATTTCCTTTTACATTTTACTTTGAGTCTCATTTTATTTTGAGAGCGAACTCGTCTGACTTGCATGCAATGACCACTGGCTGCGGGTGCCGGGTGGGGAGACTTGAATACTGGTAGGAGGCTACGATTGAGTTGAATGTCTTTTGCATGGTTTAATTCAATCACATAATCAATTAAACGTTAGGTAAtcgatttgataaaatagcatcaTATAATTTAATCATAGTCAGAGACACGACACCAGCTAGCGTATTTACTTGTTTCGACAgcatcgctagctagctagcatatttACGTTATCATTAGCTTTGTTCAGCTGATAGCCACTTTTCCCGATGGCAATTATCTCAAATAGTTTTCTAGGCTTAGGAGTCACTGGCACTAGCTTGCTTACCATGTGTGATGAGAGAATGTGTTGTTTCAGAAagcaaatagagaaataaacatgaAATATTTTGGCTAGAGAGGCAGTTGGAATGTTTTCACTTTGAGCACCTGTTCCCCCGCTTCATCTAAAGGTGTACTGTAGAtcatataccatttagcagactactttatccaaagcaactgtgtgtgcatacatttgtCATATCGGTGGTCCCACCAGGAGTTGAACCCACAATCCTGATGTTGCAAGTGGCATGGTCTACAAACTGAGCTACTCTACTGGTAGACTACAGGTTGGTTGATCAATAGTCCATTTGACAAAAATGTGCTCATTGGCCTGAAACAGCTCTTCTAAAGGTTTATTGACACACAATAAAAAGCTTGTCGCCATACCTTTACCAACCCGTACATCAAAGCTCACTGTTGCTATGTTATGATTGTCACTCTATCACTGTTGCTATGTTATGATTGTCGCTCTATCAGAGACACGCACACAAAGCTGACTATCCCTGGGACTCAGATGACGTAAAGAACATGAGGAAGGTGATACAATCTCCAATAAAAGTGAGTTACTGTTGTGTCTAATGCACAGAGCACAGTCCGAGGTAGGAGGCAATGTCCCCAAAGAAAGTCTTGATTCATCGGTTTCCTCCAAAAAAGAGAGAATATAAAATGTTTACGGGCAGATGTTGAAACTTCTTCTCTCCTTAATGGATTGAGAAGGGCCATCACAgagatcaaatccaattttatttgtcacatacacatggttagcagatgttaatgcgagtgtagcgaaatgcttgtgcttctagttccgacaatgcagtaataacgaacaagtaatctaactaacaattccaaaaaactactgtcttatacacagtgtaaggggataaagaatatgtacataaggatatatgaatgagtgatggtacagagcagcataggcaagatacagtagatgatatcgagtacagtatatacatatgagatgagtatgtaaaccaagtggcatagttaaagtggctagtgatacatgtattacataatacagtaatacagtgatACATGTGATAcatgtgatacatgtattacactATCCTTTATAGTGGCTGACAAGACTTTCAGATTTAGACATTAACATTGCCTTATTAAAACCAAGCAAGAGAAAACAGTGTTTTAGGATAATTAAACATTTTCGGCTTGGCTTGCTGGCAGTCATCAAAATTATGCAATGCCACTTGAATTCAATTAATTTCAGTGCATATGATATTTCAATATGTCAGTGTTTAAATTGTGTCCCTTTTTTTTGCATGGTTCCATTACTATTTTAGCAAAGAGCTGGTCCAGAATGATTAAATTGATGGAAAGAAGGTACAGAACGGGAATGAATATGCAACTGGTGGCCAGAGTGAAGTAAAAAAAATCACAGAAAATTATAATGATGTTTCAAAATGATAAAAGGAAGAAAATGTGCTAAAATGTATTCATGAGCATATAAATGTGATAAAATCACAATCCTCTTCCTGTCGCTATAGAGTTACATAACTGAATGGCTACAGTTATGCACTAATTTACCATTCAAAACATACCATATTTCACACAAGTTATTTAGCTGGTGTATGAATATAAATCACGGATTGCAACTGAATAACTTGCACATTACATAATTCCAATTACTCCCATGTATCTTATTTATTGATGCCTTGTGATTAAGGAGACTGCGATTAATTCATTAATTCACCTTTATGAACAAGGCTTAAGGCAAAAAGGCTGTATACAACAATTATCTATAGGCGATGTACGATTCTATTTCTACAGATTCTCTGTTATTCAGGAAGTAAACACATATCACATCACATAGAGCTCATCTGGACACAGCGTGCAGTCCAGTCATTCATGCAAAGCCATTTGAGAGGATGAAATTGGTTTTGGTTAGCACAAAAGCATGGGTGGGGGCAGAATGTTAGTTTCTCACAAATCCTCTTGGTTAAGTGTCAAGGTCCTGTCTGCAGTGCATCTCAGGTGACAGAAAGAGTGCTAAAATGTTAAAATGGCACCTAGGTCGCTCACATTGTCATTTGACACCCTGTTATCTTGAGTGGCAATGTTAAAAAATATCCCAAATGCATGTTTTATGAGACCCACCTGCCAGACCTGTCACAGCTCCCCTCTCACccacatgtatgcacacacagatTATCACATACAAAAACCCACACACATAGCACATGCGCACCCACACGCGCCCATATGGCATGTGTGAGAAGCTCCCTGTTCCAGAGGAGTGATGGGAGGAGAACAAGGCCCCTCCCCtctaagagaaggagagatgcagGGGATCAGCCGGTCAGTGTGGAGCAGTCGACATAGGGCCCACTcactgaagaagaagaacattTAACTACTTCTTAAACTATTTTTAATCTGAGGAAAGGCAAGAGGAAATCTGGGGACTATTAAAATATCTTCCTCTCCCGGTGTCAAGCCACAGGAGCTTGTGGACATGATGTACATAGCCCTGGCCTCTGTGCTGGGCAACGTGTTAGTGGTGCTGGTGGTCTGTACGAACCGGGCCCTGAGGGACACCACGTTCTGCTTCCTCGTGTCTCTGGCGGTGGCTGACATTGCTGTGGGAGCCCTGGTCATTCCCCTGGCTGTAGTGATCAGTCTGGGGCTGAAGACTCAGTTCTACACCTGCCTCTTCTTCTCCTGCCTGCTCCTCATCATCACCCAGGGCTCCATCCTACCTCGGGGTCAAGATTCCCACCAAGTGAGTCGAATTACACCGGCTGTATGCTATTTACTTTTACCAGGTAGCGTTCTGAACAGTCTGAAAACAACTGCCAACTTTACCACGCAGAGGGCTCTATTTTAACTAACCTAATGCAATGTTAAATCGTAGTGCTGGCTGTAGCGCTGTAGGTTTGAACGtgctccatggctaaatatgtgATTGCTTCAAATTGTGTATTTATAGTATTTTATGAATTGCGTTGTCGTCAACTTTAATAAGAATGTTAGTCCGTTATAGCCTAGTTTGTTAAATAGCATGAATTtgtttgcagtccacattgttctaagtaaTTTCATGGCTTCAATATGGAAATGCATTGTTAACATTGGCCTACTATAAAATGCATTATGTCTGAGCCATGGACATGTCAAACGTTGTCACAaggatttataaagccctttttacatcagatgtcacaaagtgattatacagaagcccagcctaaaaccccaatgaGGAAGCAATTATGTAATGCCGTTTGGGTATTTGCATGTCAAAAAATATACACGTCAAAATAACACTATTTGTCGCGTTAAATAAGCTTTtcatttgacacgtcaaataacacaattctattatagaatgttgtgtatgctgaatttgcacgtgcaagccaagcgccacaaTTACGATCAGAAGCACTGTCAAAACTACAAAACAAAGTAGGCAAACAAGCACACGCCGgacacgaacgatgtgtttacaatcaCGCGTTGGTAAAGAGGCACATTTGTTCGAGCGAATGGGAAAACGTCTGTGTGAACATCTGAAACAAGATCAGGATCAAACGAGCGGGATAAAATAAAGGCAAATATCTTTGATACAGATGTTAGAACTTCGGCGgtagatagctaacgttagcactaatgcaaccagcctgaaaacaatgaccagtaaaaACTGCAGTAATTTTcaatattcttagcaatgatttaggaatccttgtgcgtaagtattagctaggtagccacctgttgttcgcctattgacatttaacttcagttcatgaaaataactaGCTTGCCGCTACTTGGCCCTGTTGCACAGAGCTAACGTTagaagcagccagctagcttcatttGGCTGGTGAGGCTCAACCTGACCCGGTTATACGTTGTGAAGCCAGCCACAATAATTTTCAGTTCGCCTTCAAAGTAAAGGTGTATCTTTGAAAGTGACGCAGAAagttacaattggtggaatcatgccatatttagactagataatgtttAACAAGGTTGGAATCTGGAGCAATGAAATGGTTtatcagtctactcggtgacactaggcaagttagttaagaacacattctcatttacaatgacggcctaccaaaaggcaaaaggcttttggggacgggggctggggctgggattttttattattaaataaataaataaaggtaaacaagtTTATTT
Protein-coding sequences here:
- the LOC112262653 gene encoding adenosine receptor A3 yields the protein MPGGDVFYTVLEVLIAVACCLGNVLVIWAVWSSSNLRQPTFCFLVSLAAADFLVGSVAVPLAVLVDGRVCTSFNVCLFISCVVIMLTMSSVMSLLAISVDRFLRVFIPLRYKRTVTKRRSWVVVAICWFVAFMLSFPPMLGWYNHDTLSHSGNSTTIICRFLAVIPMSYLVYFFFFLCTLTPLLVMAVLYCYIFCIIQKNLREKTWSSTQSHIYFTKERCLARSLTLVLVLFAFCWLPLDIMNCVAYFGNSSNIPQQAFYVGILLSHGNSAVNPIVYAFKIRKIQEAYLRIWRNVFVCRGDSQGSQSNQTSENIISSNPNSADRNIDGNAISVMKIDTVEGTSMLIV